Proteins from a genomic interval of Papaver somniferum cultivar HN1 chromosome 4, ASM357369v1, whole genome shotgun sequence:
- the LOC113275647 gene encoding translation initiation factor eIF-2B subunit delta-like, whose translation MEARRGASQRMVIDPKVRQVGFFTPGAPPDRSQSFPVESTSPPGVSSLSPSGNSLSPVMIPPARHASDNITSSLGFQTSRPVPVPVPLSPLRRPHGGDGNHNIIISGSYNPSESLMSSPTQLGSSSRMDDGDFSEESSPGWARKGGGGGGKVASSFSGGFDMTTTTAVRSSTLPTTTNLTTVSVVKTPEIAEGELVEKQNDRPPASKPLKEKTSKAERRALQEAQRAAKAANKAEGSKGAAGGPAPGSSKPAKAVKQPQQKKEASQVATSEKKVSDRPTEKDRKKDVPHPRMQFDDIKSVEKAKRRAVVKQTEARNRVELFRHLPQYEHGTQLPDLESKFFSLDPMHPSVYKVGLQYLTGDISGGNARCIAMLQAFKDAITDYTTPSEKALVRDLTAKIGSYVSFLIECRPLSISMGNAIKFFKNRVAKLPLSVSESEAKIALQADIDRFILDKIILADKAIVDHAVSKITDGDVLLTYGSPTVVEMILLKAHELGKQFRVVVVDSRPKLEGLALLRRLVVKGLNCTYTHINAISYIMHEVTRVFLGASSVLSNGTVYSRVGTACVAMVAHAFRVPVLVCCEAYKFHERVQLDSICSNELGDPDSVAKVVGRKDVNYLDNWANNENLQLLNLLYDATPSDYVSLIVTDYGLVPPTSVPVIVREYRREHLWV comes from the exons ATGGAGGCAcgaagaggagcatcacaaagaATGGTGATCGATCCTAAAGTACGCCAAGTAGGTTTTTTCACACCAGGTGCACCACCAGATCGTTCACAATCATTTCCAGTTGAATCAACATCACCACCAGGAGTATCAAGCTTATCCCCTTCTGGAAACTCATTATCTCCAGTTATGATTCCTCCTGCTCGTCATGCTTCTGATAATATTACTTCTTCATTAGGGTTTCAAACTTCCCGTCCAGTTCCTGTTCCAGTTCCGTTATCACCTCTTCGAAGACCTCATGGTGGAGATGGTAATCATAATATTATAATATCTGGGAGTTATAATCCATCTGAATCTTTAATGTCATCACCAACACAATTGGGTTCCAGTAGTAGAATGGATGATGGAGATTTTTCCGAGGAATCATCACCAGGTTGGGCTCGTAAAGGCGGAGGAGGTGGAGGAAAAGTTGCTTCTTCTtttagtggtggatttgacatGACTACTACTACTGCTGTTAGATCTAGTACTTTGCCTACAACTACTAATTTGACTACTGTTTCTGTTGTCAAAACTCCTG AAATCGCGGAGGGAGAACTGGTCGAAAAGCAAAATGATAGACCACCAGCTTCAAAGCCACTAAAAGAGAAAACCTCAAAAGCCGAAAGGCGTGCCCTTCAGGAGGCCCAACGAGCTGCAAAAGCTGCTAACAAAG CCGAAGGAAGCAAGGGTGCGGCAGGAGGTCCGGCTCCAGGAAGTTCAAAGCCAGCTAAAGCAGTGAAGCAACCTCAGCAAAAGAAGGAGGCTTCTCAAGTTGCAACATCTGAGAAGAAAGTAAGTGATCGCCCTACAGAAAAGGATAGGAAGAAAGACGTGCCTCATCCACGCATGCAGTTTGACGATATAAAAAGTGTTGAAAAAGCTAAAAGGCGCGCTGTTGTCAAGCAAACTGAAGCTAGGAACAGGGTTGAGTTGTTTAGACACTTGCCTCAGTATGAACATGGGACACAGCTTCCTGATCTCGAgtctaaatttttctcacttgaTCCAATGCATCCTTCCGTATATAAG GTTGGGCTACAATATTTAACAGGAGATATATCTGGTGGTAATGCCCGTTGTATTGCAATGCTTCAAGCGTTTAAAGATGCTATTACTGATTACACTACTCCTTCTGAAAAAGCTCTAGTTAGAGATTTAACTGCAAAAATTGGAAGCTACGTTTCTTTTCTGATAGAGTGTAGGCCCCTTTCGATCAGCATGGGCAATGCAATTAAGTTTTTCAAGAATCGTGTCGCAAAATTACCTTTGAGTGTATCGGAGTCTGAAGCAAAGATAGCTCTTCAGGCAGACATTGATCGGTTTATACTGGATAAGATAATACTTGCAGATAAAGCAATAGTCGATCATGCTGTGTCAAAGATCACAGATGGGGATGTGCTATTGACATATGGATCACCCACTGTTGTTGAAATGATACTGTTGAAGGCTCACGAACTGGGGAAACAGTTTCGTGTAGTAGTGGTGGACTCACGTCCAAAACTTGAAGGACTAGCGTTACTGCGAAGGTTGGTGGTGAAGGGGCTCAACTGCACATACACCCATATAAATGCTATTTCATACATCATGCATGAAGTCACAAGGGTTTTCCTTGGGGCTTCTTCAGTGTTATCCAACGGAACTGTATACTCGAGGGTTGGAACTGCTTGTGTTGCTATGGTTGCTCATGCATTTCGTGTTCCTGTCTTGGTATGCTGTGAAGCATATAAGTTTCATGAGAGGGTACAGCTTGATTCAATCTGCTCTAACGAACTAG GTGATCCAGATTCTGTTGCCAAGGTTGTTGGAAGGAAGGACGTAAATTATTTGGATAACTGGGCAAATAATGAAAATTTGCAACTTTTGAACCTCCT GTATGATGCAACACCTTCAGATTATGTGTCATTGATTGTGACAGATTATGGCTTG GTTCCACCCACTAGTGTACCTGTCATTGTGCGAGAGTACCGTAGGGAACACTTGTGGGTATAA
- the LOC113275648 gene encoding probable transmembrane ascorbate ferrireductase 2, which yields MAVPMVGLPIVLLIRIMGVVVSALVLTWTLHYRGGLALFSDNKDLIFNVHPVLMLMGLILINGEAMLAYKTMSGTKNFKKLVHLTLQFLALMLSVIGILAALKFHIDKGIDNFYSLHSWLGLACIFLFMIQLAAGFVTFWYPGGARSSRAALMPWHVFFGIYIYALAVVTAVTGILEKVTFLQTNNVISRYSTEAMLVNSLGMLIVALGGFVVLAVISPTTNGKIDAYRAME from the exons ATGGCGGTTCCGATGGTTGGGCTTCCAATTGTATTGCTGATACGGATAATGGGAGTTGTAGTATCAGCTTTGGTTCTTACTTGGACTTTACATTACAGAGGAGGTTTAGCTCTCTTTTCTGATAACAAAGATCTCATCTTTAAC GTTCATCCGGTATTAATGCTGATGGGACTCATACTTATCAATGGTGAAG CCATGCTAGCATACAAGACAATGTCAGGGACTAAAAATTTCAAAAAGTTAGTTCATCTTACGCTGCAATTTCTAGCTCTCATGCTGAGTGTCATCGGTATTTTGGCTGCCTTGAAATTCCATATCGACAAGGGAATTGATAATTTCTATAGTTTGCACTCTTGGCTGGGTCTTGCCTGCATATTTCTATTTATGATTCAG TTGGCAGCTGGATTTGTAACATTCTGGTATCCTGGTGGCGCGAGAAGCAGCAGAGCTGCATTGATGCCATGGCATGTATTCTTTGGGATTTATATTTATGCCCTTGCTGTTGTGACTGCTGTTACTGGTATCTTAGAGAAGGTTACCTTTCTCCAAACCAACAACGTAATATCACGCTACTCCACTGAGGCCATGTTGGTGAACTCGTTAGGTATGTTGATTGTTGCTCTTGGTGGTTTTGTTGTTCTTGCTGTTATTAGCCCAACTACAAATGGAAAAATAGATGCCTACAGAGCAATGGAATAA